Proteins from one Faecalibacterium sp. I3-3-33 genomic window:
- a CDS encoding sensor domain-containing diguanylate cyclase — protein MKQKQKNILLIAGMLLVMLVSIFVYSFYTQKQIYQESTANLLSTYGQSAKTFTMFAQRNWNILTDWDGYLGTLAERGGQEGQWQEYIAQKATWLYTDFYLFNEQCEFWTTAGRQGTAEYMKATFEKLYTENKPVISSYISSQGIRKILFAIPMEQPLQLDGTTYTALVVSYDNAVLEKLLGSMVYEGQSDCYIVRSNGDVVLSTETKTEITEQMTNLFDYLRQNASVDQPYYDTMVQTLPQGGEGCVLFTMNGQKYYLIYQPLGLMDWSIIGIVPTGVVDAGMRKVQNATILVIALLGLLIIAGVVKIQRDAERSRRRELERRRETSDMMFAGMARVVERFVVCDLDRDRYQYHERRGEPLYPPEGSYRQMLEQISRKYVVLTDTENAKITQMLAPENLRRLIKTDNDSLKLEYAARDKSAFFMMTVVPMAWKSDRLTRVMIITQDMGKQHLLQSLANTDGLTGLLNKRYFDRVLTVLEQHSQPFALFYMDLDRFKPVNDTYGHDVGDELLKGVSQRLQGCIRSRDYAFRLGGDEFALLLLGPMKPEACASKMNMICEMVAVPYEIDGNTVSVGASCGYALYPAESVDVQQVRYIADQRMYENKQANHARQDGAEGI, from the coding sequence ATGAAGCAGAAACAAAAAAATATACTGCTCATAGCAGGGATGCTGCTGGTGATGCTGGTAAGCATCTTTGTTTACAGCTTCTATACACAGAAGCAGATCTATCAGGAAAGCACGGCAAACCTGCTTTCCACCTATGGGCAGTCTGCCAAGACCTTTACCATGTTTGCGCAGCGCAACTGGAATATCCTGACCGACTGGGACGGCTACTTGGGCACCCTTGCGGAGCGGGGAGGACAGGAGGGGCAGTGGCAGGAGTATATCGCCCAAAAGGCTACCTGGCTGTACACGGATTTTTACCTGTTCAACGAGCAGTGCGAGTTCTGGACCACCGCCGGGCGGCAGGGCACAGCAGAGTACATGAAGGCGACTTTTGAAAAGCTGTATACCGAAAACAAGCCAGTGATCTCCAGCTATATCTCCAGTCAGGGCATCCGCAAGATCCTGTTTGCCATCCCTATGGAGCAGCCGCTGCAGTTGGACGGTACTACCTATACGGCGCTGGTGGTCAGCTACGACAACGCCGTGCTGGAAAAGCTGCTGGGCAGCATGGTCTATGAGGGACAGAGCGATTGCTATATCGTGCGCTCAAACGGCGATGTGGTGCTTTCCACCGAGACAAAGACCGAGATCACCGAGCAGATGACCAACCTGTTTGATTACTTACGGCAAAACGCCAGCGTGGATCAGCCCTACTATGACACCATGGTGCAGACCCTGCCGCAGGGTGGCGAGGGCTGCGTGCTGTTCACCATGAACGGGCAGAAATATTACCTGATCTATCAGCCGCTGGGGCTCATGGATTGGAGCATCATCGGCATCGTGCCCACCGGGGTGGTGGATGCCGGTATGCGCAAGGTGCAAAATGCTACCATTCTGGTTATTGCGCTGCTGGGGCTTCTGATCATAGCAGGCGTGGTAAAGATCCAACGTGACGCGGAACGCAGCCGCCGCCGGGAGCTGGAGCGCCGCCGGGAGACGAGCGATATGATGTTTGCAGGCATGGCACGCGTTGTGGAGCGCTTTGTGGTATGCGATCTGGACCGCGACCGCTACCAGTACCACGAGCGGCGCGGGGAACCGCTGTACCCGCCGGAGGGCTCCTACCGGCAAATGCTGGAGCAGATATCGCGCAAGTATGTGGTGCTGACCGACACCGAAAACGCCAAGATCACCCAGATGCTGGCCCCGGAAAACCTGCGCAGGCTGATCAAAACGGACAACGACTCCCTCAAGCTGGAATATGCTGCCCGCGATAAAAGCGCGTTTTTCATGATGACAGTGGTTCCCATGGCATGGAAGAGTGACCGCCTGACCCGTGTGATGATAATCACACAGGATATGGGCAAGCAGCACCTGCTGCAAAGCCTTGCCAACACCGATGGCCTGACCGGGTTGCTGAACAAGCGCTATTTTGACCGGGTGCTGACAGTGCTGGAGCAGCACAGCCAGCCCTTTGCACTGTTCTATATGGACTTGGATCGCTTCAAGCCGGTCAACGATACCTACGGCCATGATGTGGGCGATGAGCTGCTGAAGGGCGTTTCCCAGCGGCTGCAGGGCTGCATCCGCAGCCGGGACTACGCCTTCCGTCTGGGCGGCGATGAGTTCGCTCTGCTGCTGCTCGGCCCGATGAAGCCGGAGGCCTGCGCCAGCAAGATGAATATGATTTGTGAGATGGTCGCTGTGCCCTACGAGATCGACGGCAATACCGTGAGTGTGGGTGCCAGCTGCGGTTACGCCCTGTACCCCGCCGAAAGCGTGGATGTGCAGCAGGTGCGCTACATCGCCGACCAGCGGATGTACGAGAATAAGCAGGCAAACCACGCCAGACAGGACGGCGCGGAAGGCATTTGA
- a CDS encoding CTP synthase, whose product MAKFIFVTGGVVSGLGKGITAASLGRLLKCRGLKVASQKLDPYVNVDPGTMSPLQHGEVFVTDDGTETDLDLGHYERFIDENLNKYSNLTTGKVYWNVLNKERQGAYLGQTVQIIPHITNEIKSYIYNLASSTEADVVITEIGGTTGDIESQPFLEAIRQVGLEQGRENCCFIHVVLVPYISGSDEYKSKPAQHSVKELQGMGVSPDIIILRADGSVGSDIRRKISTFCNVKPECVIENLTMPSLYQCPLMLHTNGLDDVVVQQLHLDVPPADLTEWKQVVSRIATRSKTCTIALVGKYVKLHDAYLSVMESLYHAGFENDSQVEIRWVESEDLTDQAACKEAFADVDGIIVPGGFGDRGIEGMIQAAQYARENRVPCFGICLGMQIMVIEFARNVLGYKDANSSEFTPDGAHNVISLMPDQQGNIPKGGTMRLGKYPCAVAPGTKMAECYGESEIWERHRHRYEFNNDFRQEMQDAGLVISGTSPDGHLVETVELPGRDFHLGAQFHPEFKSRPNRAHPLFKGFIAAALRYRAAAKRDMLHL is encoded by the coding sequence ATGGCAAAATTTATTTTTGTGACCGGCGGCGTGGTCTCCGGTCTTGGCAAAGGCATTACCGCTGCATCTCTGGGTCGGCTTTTGAAGTGCCGCGGCCTGAAGGTGGCCAGCCAGAAGCTGGACCCCTATGTGAACGTGGACCCGGGCACCATGAGCCCGCTGCAGCACGGCGAGGTGTTCGTGACCGATGACGGCACCGAGACCGATCTGGATCTGGGACACTACGAGCGCTTTATTGACGAAAATCTAAACAAGTACTCCAACCTGACCACCGGCAAGGTGTACTGGAACGTGCTGAACAAGGAGCGTCAGGGCGCTTATCTGGGACAGACGGTGCAGATCATCCCCCACATCACCAACGAGATCAAGAGCTACATCTACAACCTGGCCTCCTCCACCGAGGCAGATGTGGTCATTACCGAGATCGGCGGCACCACCGGCGATATCGAGAGCCAGCCTTTCCTTGAGGCCATCCGTCAGGTCGGTCTGGAGCAGGGACGGGAGAACTGCTGCTTCATCCATGTGGTGCTGGTGCCCTACATCTCCGGCTCGGACGAATACAAATCCAAGCCTGCGCAGCACTCGGTCAAGGAGCTGCAAGGCATGGGCGTAAGCCCCGACATCATCATCCTGCGCGCAGACGGCAGCGTGGGCAGCGACATCCGCCGCAAGATCAGCACCTTCTGCAATGTCAAGCCGGAGTGCGTCATCGAGAATCTGACCATGCCCAGCCTCTACCAGTGCCCGCTGATGCTGCACACCAACGGTCTGGACGATGTGGTGGTGCAGCAGCTGCATCTGGATGTTCCCCCTGCCGACCTGACCGAGTGGAAGCAGGTGGTCTCCCGCATTGCCACCCGCAGCAAGACCTGCACCATTGCACTGGTGGGCAAGTACGTCAAGCTGCACGACGCTTACCTCTCGGTGATGGAAAGCCTGTACCATGCCGGGTTTGAGAACGACAGTCAGGTGGAGATCCGCTGGGTGGAAAGTGAGGATCTGACCGATCAGGCCGCCTGCAAGGAGGCCTTTGCGGACGTGGACGGCATCATCGTGCCCGGCGGCTTTGGCGACCGCGGCATCGAGGGCATGATCCAAGCCGCCCAGTATGCCCGCGAGAACCGTGTTCCCTGCTTTGGCATCTGCCTTGGTATGCAGATCATGGTCATTGAATTTGCCCGCAATGTGCTGGGCTACAAGGACGCTAATTCCAGCGAGTTCACCCCGGACGGTGCCCACAACGTCATCTCCCTGATGCCGGACCAGCAGGGCAACATTCCCAAGGGCGGCACCATGCGTCTGGGCAAGTACCCCTGCGCGGTGGCGCCCGGCACCAAGATGGCCGAGTGCTACGGCGAGAGCGAGATCTGGGAGCGCCACCGCCACCGGTACGAGTTCAACAACGACTTCCGGCAGGAGATGCAGGACGCCGGGCTGGTCATCTCCGGCACAAGCCCGGACGGCCATCTGGTGGAGACTGTGGAGCTGCCCGGCCGCGACTTCCATCTGGGTGCACAGTTCCACCCGGAGTTCAAGAGCCGCCCCAACCGCGCACATCCCCTGTTCAAGGGCTTTATTGCCGCTGCGCTGCGCTACCGCGCTGCCGCCAAGCGGGATATGCTGCATCTGTAA
- a CDS encoding ANTAR domain-containing response regulator, whose product MGRALIVSAGANSNEYIAARLSEMGYSRPVIIPSGAEARRRMSESDFELIVVNAPLPDEFGHELCITAVEQTDAGVVFLVKAAQAEQLLAPLNEQGVLLLSKPFTTPLFLQAMHMAAAGNHRLQRLRQENARLQDKIGQLRLISRAKCCLVEHAHMTESEAHRYLEKQAMDTRRDRAEVAQEVLEEYADRSE is encoded by the coding sequence ATGGGACGCGCACTGATCGTAAGCGCCGGTGCCAACTCCAACGAATATATTGCCGCACGGCTGTCCGAGATGGGTTACAGCCGCCCGGTGATCATTCCCAGCGGAGCCGAGGCGCGGCGCAGAATGTCGGAATCTGATTTTGAGTTGATCGTTGTCAACGCTCCCCTGCCCGATGAGTTCGGGCACGAATTGTGCATCACCGCCGTGGAGCAGACCGATGCCGGTGTGGTCTTTCTGGTAAAGGCCGCACAGGCTGAACAATTGCTTGCCCCCCTGAACGAGCAGGGGGTGCTGCTGCTGAGCAAACCCTTCACCACCCCGTTGTTTTTGCAGGCCATGCACATGGCAGCTGCCGGCAACCACCGCCTGCAGCGTCTGCGGCAGGAGAACGCTCGCCTGCAGGACAAGATCGGGCAGCTGCGGCTGATCAGCCGGGCAAAGTGCTGTCTGGTAGAGCACGCCCACATGACCGAGTCCGAAGCGCACCGCTACCTTGAAAAACAGGCCATGGACACCCGCCGCGACCGCGCCGAGGTGGCGCAGGAGGTGCTGGAGGAGTACGCTGACAGAAGCGAATGA
- a CDS encoding glutamine synthetase family protein has product MSYSTQQDILDFVEDNNVKFVRFAFCDIFGTQKNIAVLASNLSKALEEGVCFDGSSIAGFMHVEESDLVLRPDLSTVTILPWRPTEGRVMQFFCDVEMPDGAAFSGNCRGFLRDMNRKFKKLGLTCNVGTECEFYLFEKDDRGRPTCIPIDFGGYFDVAPLDAGENLRRDICLTMEQMGMAPQHSHHESGNGQNEIDCRYAGPLKTADNVMTFKQIVRAIAMRNGLHASFLPKPLPQQAGSGLHINLSLYMDGKNLFEGDIAPDSVAGSFMAGVLAHSRELTVFTNPLPNSYQRFGCDEAPRYVSWSRQNRSQLVRIPMVKGDSCRMELRSPDPACNPYLAIGLILAAGLDGIEQRMVLPPPVNRNLFDAAEAEGLGLETLPATLEEAVQVAEESEFLRKVLPEGLSKRYFSEELKRCAALRSAPDQAEHERVYYFNAI; this is encoded by the coding sequence ATGAGCTATTCCACCCAACAGGATATTCTGGATTTCGTGGAGGACAACAACGTCAAATTTGTGCGCTTTGCCTTCTGCGATATCTTTGGCACCCAGAAGAACATTGCCGTGCTGGCAAGCAATCTGTCCAAGGCGCTGGAAGAGGGCGTGTGCTTTGACGGCAGTTCCATTGCAGGCTTTATGCACGTTGAGGAAAGCGATCTTGTACTGCGGCCGGATCTTTCCACCGTGACCATCCTGCCGTGGCGTCCCACCGAAGGCCGAGTGATGCAGTTCTTCTGCGATGTGGAAATGCCGGACGGCGCAGCCTTTAGCGGCAACTGCCGCGGCTTTTTGCGGGATATGAACCGCAAATTCAAAAAGCTGGGACTTACCTGCAACGTGGGCACCGAGTGCGAGTTTTATCTGTTTGAAAAGGACGACCGTGGCCGCCCCACCTGCATTCCCATTGACTTTGGCGGATATTTTGACGTAGCACCGCTGGATGCGGGTGAAAACCTGCGCCGGGATATCTGCCTGACCATGGAGCAGATGGGTATGGCACCCCAGCACAGCCACCACGAAAGCGGCAACGGCCAGAACGAGATCGACTGCCGCTATGCCGGACCGCTGAAAACCGCCGACAACGTGATGACCTTTAAGCAGATCGTCCGTGCCATTGCCATGCGCAATGGTCTGCACGCCAGCTTTCTGCCCAAGCCCCTGCCCCAGCAGGCCGGCAGCGGGCTGCACATCAACCTCTCGCTTTACATGGACGGCAAAAACCTGTTTGAGGGCGATATTGCCCCGGACAGCGTAGCAGGCAGCTTTATGGCCGGTGTACTGGCCCACAGCCGGGAACTGACCGTGTTCACCAATCCCCTGCCCAACAGCTACCAGCGCTTTGGCTGTGACGAAGCGCCCCGCTATGTGAGCTGGAGCCGCCAAAACCGCAGCCAGCTGGTGCGCATCCCCATGGTCAAGGGCGACAGTTGCCGCATGGAGCTGCGCAGCCCAGACCCCGCCTGCAACCCGTATCTGGCCATTGGCCTGATTTTGGCTGCCGGACTGGACGGCATTGAGCAGCGCATGGTGTTGCCCCCGCCGGTGAACCGTAACCTGTTCGATGCCGCCGAGGCCGAGGGACTTGGCCTTGAGACCCTGCCCGCTACCCTTGAGGAGGCCGTACAGGTAGCCGAGGAGAGCGAGTTCTTGCGCAAGGTGCTGCCGGAGGGGCTTTCTAAACGCTATTTCTCGGAGGAGCTGAAGCGCTGCGCCGCACTGCGGAGTGCGCCTGACCAGGCCGAGCACGAGCGCGTCTACTATTTCAACGCCATCTGA
- a CDS encoding glutamine synthetase III family protein, giving the protein MAANVMEIYGSKVFNEHVMKERLPSATYKSLKNTLHKGAPLDIEVANVVASVMKRWAMELGATHYTHWFQPLTGITSEKHDGFVSPVGDGTAIMEFSGKELVRGEPDASSFPSGGLRATCEARGYTAWDPTSYAFVKDDVLCIPTAFVSYTGEALDKKTPLLRSMNALSGQAIRILKLFGKDVDYVSTTVGPEQEYFLVKKEDYEARQDLILTGRTLFGAPSAKGQELEEHYFGVIRPEVSEFMKELDEELWKLGVPAKTKHNEVAPCQHELAPIFDTTNVAIDHNLLTMEMMKKIAPKYGLVCLQHEKPFEGVNGSGKHNNWSLSTTEENLLDPGDTPMENLQFLVFLAAVIKAVDEYADLLRTSVATPGNDHRLGANEAPPAIISIFVGEELEAVIDAIASDSPYAGPVKMKMDLGVDVLPKFSKDTTDRNRTSPFAFTGNKFEFRMPGSSQNLSDCDTILNTAVAKELKGYADELEGAEDFTSAAIALVKRTIRDHRRVIFNGNGYTAEWEAEAAKRGLPNKKNTPAALPALVEPKNIALMEEFGVLTKVEMESRYEVEMEHYSKIINIEALTMLEMARKQLLPAINAYMSEVANTAASKLAVSEHISVHSETKTLEKLSSDADAMSDAIDTLQDAVNAAKALPTESEKAVAFHDNVLPVMDALRAAADDAETICGEDYWPLPSYSKMLYYV; this is encoded by the coding sequence ATGGCAGCAAATGTTATGGAGATCTACGGCAGCAAGGTCTTTAATGAGCACGTTATGAAGGAGCGCCTGCCCAGCGCTACTTACAAGAGCCTGAAGAACACCCTGCACAAGGGTGCTCCGCTGGATATTGAGGTGGCAAACGTCGTTGCCAGCGTGATGAAGCGCTGGGCTATGGAACTGGGTGCCACCCATTACACCCACTGGTTCCAGCCCCTGACCGGCATCACCAGCGAGAAGCACGATGGCTTCGTCAGCCCCGTGGGCGACGGCACCGCCATCATGGAGTTCTCCGGTAAGGAGCTGGTACGCGGCGAGCCCGATGCATCCTCCTTCCCTTCCGGCGGTCTGCGCGCTACCTGCGAAGCACGCGGCTACACCGCATGGGACCCCACCAGCTACGCCTTTGTGAAGGATGATGTGCTGTGCATCCCCACCGCATTCGTCAGCTACACCGGCGAGGCTCTGGATAAAAAGACTCCCCTGCTGCGTTCCATGAACGCACTGTCCGGTCAGGCTATCCGTATCCTGAAGCTGTTCGGCAAGGATGTGGACTACGTTTCCACCACCGTTGGCCCCGAGCAGGAGTACTTCCTTGTCAAGAAGGAGGACTACGAGGCACGTCAGGATCTGATCCTCACCGGCCGCACCCTGTTCGGCGCTCCCTCTGCCAAGGGTCAGGAGCTGGAGGAGCACTACTTCGGCGTGATTCGTCCCGAGGTTTCCGAGTTCATGAAGGAGCTGGACGAGGAGCTGTGGAAGCTGGGCGTGCCCGCCAAGACCAAGCACAACGAGGTCGCTCCCTGCCAGCACGAGCTTGCTCCCATCTTCGATACCACCAACGTCGCCATCGACCACAACCTGCTGACCATGGAGATGATGAAAAAGATCGCTCCCAAGTATGGTCTGGTCTGCCTGCAGCACGAGAAGCCCTTTGAAGGCGTGAACGGCAGCGGCAAGCACAACAACTGGTCGCTGTCCACCACCGAGGAGAACCTGCTGGATCCCGGCGACACCCCCATGGAGAACCTGCAGTTCCTGGTGTTCCTTGCCGCCGTCATCAAGGCTGTGGACGAGTACGCCGACCTGCTGCGCACCTCCGTGGCTACCCCGGGCAACGATCACCGTCTGGGCGCCAACGAGGCACCCCCGGCTATCATCTCCATCTTCGTGGGCGAGGAGCTGGAGGCTGTGATCGATGCGATTGCATCCGATTCCCCCTATGCCGGCCCCGTCAAGATGAAGATGGATCTGGGTGTGGACGTGCTGCCTAAATTCAGCAAGGACACCACCGACCGCAACCGCACCTCTCCCTTTGCCTTTACCGGCAACAAGTTCGAGTTCCGTATGCCCGGCTCTTCTCAGAACCTGAGCGACTGCGACACCATTCTGAACACCGCTGTTGCCAAGGAGCTGAAGGGCTACGCCGACGAGCTGGAAGGCGCTGAGGACTTTACCAGCGCTGCCATCGCTCTGGTAAAGCGCACCATCCGCGACCATCGCCGCGTCATCTTCAACGGCAACGGCTACACCGCCGAGTGGGAGGCCGAAGCAGCCAAGCGCGGCCTGCCCAACAAGAAGAATACTCCCGCTGCTCTGCCCGCACTGGTCGAGCCCAAGAACATCGCCCTGATGGAAGAGTTCGGCGTGCTGACCAAGGTGGAGATGGAGAGCCGCTACGAGGTTGAGATGGAGCATTACTCCAAGATCATCAACATCGAGGCTCTGACCATGCTGGAGATGGCCCGCAAGCAGCTGCTGCCCGCCATCAACGCCTACATGAGCGAGGTTGCCAACACCGCTGCCTCCAAGCTGGCTGTCAGCGAGCACATCAGCGTGCACAGCGAGACCAAGACTTTGGAAAAGCTTTCTTCTGACGCCGATGCCATGAGCGATGCCATCGACACCCTGCAGGATGCCGTGAATGCCGCCAAGGCACTGCCCACCGAGAGCGAGAAGGCCGTTGCCTTCCACGATAACGTTCTCCCGGTGATGGACGCCCTGCGCGCCGCTGCCGACGATGCCGAGACTATCTGCGGCGAGGATTACTGGCCTCTGCCCAGCTACAGCAAGATGCTTTACTACGTCTGA
- a CDS encoding class I SAM-dependent rRNA methyltransferase: MKNERTYPVYKVNKHAEGLLVGGHPWVYENDILEAPGTEPENGTLVDVVSPKGSYLGTGFLSLKSKIRVRLISRNANDTFDAAFWRRRVEYAWAYRKTVLEPADLSACRFIFGEADQFPGLTVDRFNNVLVTQTLSVGMEKLKPVLFPLLAEVLRADGQTIDGIYERNDEALRAKEGLEQNKGWFTLPGESHPETTQTEICENGVYYHVDFENGQKTGFFLDQKYNRRAVARLAAGHTVLDCFTHTGSFALNAAKGGAARVTAADISAEAIAMAKRNADRNGLTNMDFLCEDTFELLPRLEKEGHPYDFIILDPPAFTKARRTVENAMRGYKEINYRAMKLLPRGGYLATASCSHFATEELFIKMLRAAAKDAHRQLRQIEVKQQAPDHPILWGVPETNYLKFFLFQVI, translated from the coding sequence ATGAAAAACGAACGCACTTATCCTGTATATAAAGTCAACAAGCACGCCGAAGGTCTTTTGGTGGGCGGGCACCCATGGGTGTACGAGAACGATATTCTGGAAGCACCCGGCACCGAGCCGGAAAACGGCACGCTGGTGGATGTGGTCAGCCCCAAGGGTTCCTATCTCGGCACCGGCTTTCTCTCGCTGAAAAGCAAGATCCGGGTGCGGCTGATCTCCCGCAACGCCAACGATACCTTTGACGCCGCCTTCTGGCGGCGCCGGGTGGAGTACGCATGGGCTTACCGCAAGACCGTGCTGGAACCTGCCGACCTTTCCGCCTGCCGCTTCATCTTTGGCGAGGCCGACCAGTTCCCCGGGCTGACGGTGGACCGGTTCAACAATGTTCTGGTCACCCAGACCCTGAGCGTGGGCATGGAAAAGCTGAAGCCGGTGCTCTTCCCGCTTTTGGCTGAGGTGCTGCGGGCGGACGGACAGACCATTGACGGCATCTATGAGCGCAATGACGAAGCCCTGCGCGCCAAGGAGGGGCTGGAACAAAATAAGGGCTGGTTTACCCTGCCCGGCGAGAGCCACCCGGAAACCACCCAGACCGAGATCTGTGAAAACGGCGTGTACTACCATGTGGACTTTGAAAACGGGCAAAAGACCGGCTTTTTCCTTGACCAGAAATATAACCGCCGGGCTGTGGCACGCCTTGCCGCCGGGCATACCGTGCTGGACTGCTTTACCCACACCGGCAGCTTTGCCTTGAACGCTGCCAAGGGCGGGGCTGCACGGGTGACCGCTGCCGACATCAGCGCCGAGGCCATTGCCATGGCAAAGCGCAACGCCGACCGCAATGGCCTGACCAACATGGACTTCCTCTGCGAGGACACCTTCGAGCTACTGCCCCGGCTGGAAAAGGAGGGCCACCCCTACGACTTTATCATTCTGGATCCCCCTGCCTTTACCAAGGCGCGCCGCACGGTGGAGAATGCCATGCGCGGCTACAAGGAGATCAACTACCGCGCCATGAAGCTGCTGCCCCGGGGCGGGTATCTGGCTACTGCCAGCTGCTCCCACTTTGCCACCGAGGAGTTGTTCATCAAGATGCTGCGCGCCGCCGCTAAGGACGCTCACCGGCAGCTGCGGCAGATCGAGGTAAAGCAGCAGGCACCGGATCACCCCATTCTGTGGGGCGTACCGGAGACGAACTACCTCAAGTTTTTCCTGTTTCAGGTCATCTGA
- a CDS encoding CYTH domain-containing protein: protein MEIERKWMVTGWPQGLPLEEEFTMRQGYISVQPTVRIREEALTGGSTDYILCFKSAGGLAREEIERSIDKDLFVQLEEKIIGKPLIKKVRRSYRLPDGAVLEVNHVDEGLPTAFWYAEVEYPTVEAALSWQPAACGLAAYLNDEVTNQPGQSMGAYWVQTRG from the coding sequence ATGGAGATCGAACGCAAATGGATGGTGACCGGCTGGCCGCAGGGGCTGCCCCTTGAGGAAGAGTTCACCATGCGACAGGGCTATATCAGCGTGCAGCCCACGGTGCGCATCCGGGAGGAGGCGCTGACCGGCGGCAGCACCGACTATATCCTCTGCTTCAAGTCCGCAGGGGGCTTGGCGCGGGAGGAGATCGAGCGCAGCATCGACAAGGATCTGTTTGTGCAGCTGGAAGAGAAGATCATCGGCAAGCCCCTGATCAAAAAGGTGCGCCGGAGCTACCGCCTGCCGGACGGCGCAGTGCTGGAGGTGAACCATGTGGACGAGGGCCTGCCCACAGCGTTCTGGTACGCCGAGGTAGAGTACCCCACGGTGGAAGCCGCGCTCAGCTGGCAGCCTGCGGCCTGCGGCCTTGCGGCGTACCTCAACGATGAAGTAACGAACCAGCCCGGCCAGAGCATGGGCGCATACTGGGTGCAAACCAGAGGGTAA
- a CDS encoding rhomboid family intramembrane serine protease produces MILTFFLLSMLVLLADGWTNGWSTMNLFCVYRSSWRDPLGYIRLFGHVLGHANWEHFLNNMLLLLVVGPPMEEKYGSIPLLKGILFTALVTGVLQCILFPHTGLLGASGIVFMLIMLSSLAGFSGGIPVTMLLVAALYFGQQVYDIIFVHDNVANFMHIVGGLCGTAFGYYCALHRRPARSRR; encoded by the coding sequence GTGATCCTTACCTTTTTTCTGCTGTCCATGCTGGTACTGCTGGCAGACGGCTGGACGAACGGCTGGAGCACCATGAACCTGTTCTGCGTGTACCGCTCCTCGTGGCGGGACCCGCTGGGCTACATCCGGCTGTTCGGCCATGTGCTGGGTCATGCAAACTGGGAGCATTTTCTTAACAATATGCTGCTGCTGTTGGTGGTGGGCCCGCCCATGGAGGAAAAATACGGCAGCATCCCGCTGCTCAAGGGCATTTTGTTCACCGCGCTGGTCACCGGCGTGCTGCAGTGTATCCTGTTCCCCCACACGGGGCTGTTGGGTGCATCCGGCATCGTGTTCATGCTCATCATGCTGTCCTCGCTGGCGGGCTTCTCCGGCGGCATCCCGGTCACTATGCTGCTGGTGGCGGCGCTGTACTTCGGCCAGCAGGTGTATGATATCATCTTTGTGCACGATAACGTGGCAAACTTTATGCACATCGTGGGCGGTTTGTGCGGTACCGCCTTCGGTTATTACTGCGCCCTCCACCGCCGCCCGGCGCGCAGCCGTAGATAA
- a CDS encoding Type 1 glutamine amidotransferase-like domain-containing protein, translating into MKLFLCSHFSSVGSLIKEEIENKKVAFIPTASLREGYTGYVGSARKLFKKLGAIVTEIDISTEAYSTIQSVFEDADVIYFTGGNSFFLIDQLRKTGTDDLLKKELAKGKLMIGESAGAIICAPSIQYIEQMDEKPEDYSQEDDAGLDLIDFYVLPHYLTAPFKKVTEKIMTEFSDLNLCPINNRQGIVIDGEGSKVICKD; encoded by the coding sequence ATGAAACTATTTTTATGTTCGCACTTTTCAAGTGTAGGAAGTCTGATAAAGGAAGAAATTGAAAATAAGAAAGTCGCATTTATTCCAACAGCTTCGCTGCGTGAAGGCTACACCGGTTATGTCGGCTCGGCTCGAAAATTATTCAAAAAGTTGGGAGCAATCGTAACTGAAATTGATATTTCAACGGAGGCTTATTCAACGATACAGTCTGTTTTTGAAGATGCGGATGTGATATATTTTACCGGCGGAAATTCTTTTTTCCTTATAGACCAGCTCCGTAAAACGGGAACGGATGATCTGTTGAAGAAAGAATTGGCAAAGGGAAAACTGATGATTGGCGAGTCGGCAGGTGCGATTATATGCGCTCCAAGCATCCAATATATCGAGCAAATGGATGAAAAGCCGGAGGACTACTCACAAGAAGATGATGCAGGGCTTGATTTGATTGATTTCTATGTTCTTCCGCATTATCTTACAGCACCATTTAAGAAAGTTACCGAGAAAATAATGACGGAGTTTTCGGATTTGAATCTATGCCCAATTAACAACCGTCAGGGAATTGTAATTGATGGTGAAGGTTCAAAGGTTATTTGCAAAGACTAA